One genomic segment of Rivularia sp. PCC 7116 includes these proteins:
- a CDS encoding 2Fe-2S iron-sulfur cluster-binding protein, with protein MTTTYTVEFIHQGKTHTLQVPEDKTILSAAEEAGLELPSSCNAGVCTTCAGKIINGGSVDQSDGMGVNPDLQNQGFALLCVAYPRSDLKIETEQEDIVYEKQFGKD; from the coding sequence ATGACTACAACTTATACCGTTGAATTCATCCATCAGGGTAAAACGCATACTTTACAGGTACCTGAAGACAAAACGATTCTATCTGCTGCTGAGGAAGCGGGTTTAGAGTTACCTTCTTCATGTAATGCTGGTGTTTGTACTACTTGTGCCGGTAAAATCATTAATGGTGGTAGTGTAGACCAAAGCGACGGTATGGGAGTAAATCCAGATTTACAGAATCAAGGTTTTGCACTGCTTTGTGTCGCTTATCCTCGCTCTGATTTGAAAATTGAAACCGAACAAGAAGATATTGTTTATGAAAAGCAGTTTGGTAAGGATTAG